A single window of Xylocopilactobacillus apicola DNA harbors:
- the yidD gene encoding membrane protein insertion efficiency factor YidD translates to MRVLLISLVRFYQKFISPGFLPHCRFYPTCSSYMITALKKHGPILGLVMGIARILRCNPFVKGGIDYVPDYFTIFRNRESERNG, encoded by the coding sequence ATGCGGGTTCTTTTAATTTCTTTAGTCCGTTTTTATCAGAAGTTTATTTCTCCAGGGTTTCTACCCCATTGTCGTTTTTATCCGACTTGTTCCAGTTATATGATTACAGCGTTAAAAAAGCATGGACCAATTTTGGGGTTGGTAATGGGAATTGCTAGAATCTTGCGGTGTAATCCGTTCGTTAAAGGCGGCATTGATTATGTTCCTGATTATTTTACGATTTTTCGTAACCGTGAAAGCGAAAGAAATGGATAG
- a CDS encoding FtsW/RodA/SpoVE family cell cycle protein gives MDNESKLDNKIDYGILFSVFLLVLIGMGSLYVSLTHDPNIVNVVRPMVSQGVWYVFGTICMLAVMQLDSEQLWKLTPYFYAAGIFLLLLVLVFYDRYIFNEVGAKSWFRIGNFTFQPSEVAKPAYIVMLARVTTLHNTRYPKHSFQSDFKLIFELIGWSLPVVGLVMLQPDLGTTLVFIAIFLGILIMAGIMWQILLPAFIGMGSIMGGALALVVFDQSFLLKLGFKSYQFDRIFDWLNPTSGSQSSNQVGNSIRAIGSGQLFGKGFGVSQVYVPVRESDMIFSVIGENFGFIGSCVLIFIYFVLIYQMLSTTFETKNEFYAYISTGVIMMILFHVFENIGMSIGLLPMTGVPLPFISQGGSNLLSNMIGVGLVMSMKFHYKNYIFSRNSEIFSSTESEAYIK, from the coding sequence ATGGATAATGAATCAAAATTAGACAATAAAATAGATTATGGGATTTTATTTAGTGTTTTTTTACTTGTGTTGATCGGAATGGGCTCTCTTTATGTTTCGCTTACCCATGACCCTAACATTGTTAATGTCGTTCGTCCAATGGTTTCTCAAGGAGTTTGGTACGTCTTTGGTACTATTTGTATGCTTGCAGTCATGCAGCTTGATTCAGAGCAACTTTGGAAATTAACCCCTTATTTTTATGCCGCTGGAATATTTTTGCTCCTGCTCGTGTTGGTTTTTTATGATCGATACATATTTAACGAAGTCGGTGCTAAAAGTTGGTTTCGAATTGGCAATTTTACTTTTCAGCCTTCAGAAGTAGCAAAACCAGCTTACATTGTGATGCTTGCAAGGGTGACGACTTTGCACAATACCCGCTACCCCAAGCACAGTTTTCAAAGTGATTTTAAATTGATTTTCGAGTTGATTGGTTGGTCCTTACCAGTAGTTGGTTTGGTGATGCTTCAGCCCGATTTGGGGACGACCTTGGTTTTTATTGCTATTTTTTTAGGTATTTTAATTATGGCTGGGATTATGTGGCAAATTTTGTTACCAGCGTTTATTGGGATGGGCTCGATTATGGGCGGGGCCCTGGCGCTAGTGGTGTTTGACCAGTCATTTCTTCTAAAACTAGGATTTAAGTCTTATCAATTTGATCGAATTTTTGATTGGCTAAACCCAACAAGCGGTAGTCAATCTTCAAACCAAGTTGGAAATAGTATTCGGGCAATTGGTTCGGGTCAATTGTTTGGAAAAGGGTTTGGGGTCTCGCAAGTTTACGTGCCAGTGCGGGAATCCGATATGATTTTTTCTGTAATTGGTGAGAATTTTGGTTTTATTGGATCTTGTGTTTTGATTTTTATCTATTTTGTTTTGATTTATCAAATGTTAAGCACGACCTTTGAAACCAAAAACGAGTTTTATGCTTATATTTCAACTGGAGTTATTATGATGATTCTCTTCCATGTTTTTGAAAATATCGGAATGTCAATTGGACTTCTGCCAATGACGGGGGTCCCTTTACCTTTCATTTCTCAAGGGGGCTCCAATCTGTTAAGTAATATGATTGGGGTTGGTCTGGTCATGTCGATGAAGTTTCATTACAAGAATTATATTTTCTCTCGCAATAGCGAGATATTTAGCTCGACGGAAAGCGAGGCTTATATTAAATGA
- the sufC gene encoding Fe-S cluster assembly ATPase SufC codes for MSKLEIVDLHVEVTNDENEKEEILKGVNLTVNTGEIHAIMGPNGTGKSTLSETIMGNPHYLVTKGDILIDGESLLPLSVDQRARKGVFLGMQYPAEVPGVTNAEFIRTAMNERDPEHKISIRDFIKKLDQTMNLLHISEEFEERNLNQGYSGGEKKRNEILQLMMLDPKFAILDEIDSGLDIDALKIVSKGVNSMRSDHFGALIITHYQRLLEYIEPDFVHVMMGGKVIKTGSASLAAELERVGYDGFEKEVS; via the coding sequence ATGAGCAAATTAGAAATTGTAGATTTACATGTTGAAGTTACCAATGATGAAAATGAAAAAGAAGAGATCCTTAAAGGTGTTAATTTAACAGTAAATACTGGTGAAATTCATGCTATCATGGGTCCTAACGGGACTGGAAAGTCAACTCTTTCCGAAACGATTATGGGAAATCCTCATTATTTGGTCACTAAAGGTGATATTTTGATCGATGGCGAGTCATTGTTACCTTTGAGTGTTGATCAAAGGGCGCGTAAAGGTGTGTTTTTGGGAATGCAGTATCCAGCAGAAGTACCGGGAGTGACGAATGCTGAATTTATTCGAACCGCGATGAATGAGCGTGATCCCGAACACAAAATTTCAATCCGCGATTTTATTAAAAAATTAGATCAAACAATGAATCTTCTTCATATTTCAGAAGAATTTGAAGAAAGGAATCTTAATCAAGGTTATTCTGGCGGCGAAAAGAAACGAAACGAAATATTGCAGTTAATGATGTTGGATCCAAAGTTCGCCATTTTGGATGAGATTGATTCTGGTCTTGATATTGACGCCCTAAAGATTGTTTCTAAAGGCGTTAATTCAATGCGTTCTGATCATTTTGGAGCTTTAATTATTACCCACTACCAACGGCTGCTTGAATACATCGAGCCCGATTTTGTACATGTAATGATGGGAGGAAAGGTTATTAAAACTGGTTCAGCAAGTTTGGCTGCTGAGCTTGAAAGAGTCGGATATGACGGGTTCGAAAAGGAAGTTTCATAA
- a CDS encoding DNA-directed RNA polymerase subunit beta codes for MRKHKEIRDFIFKIIIYLLTFILLVLIGTGVGFMVGGGNFFQAFNWANWQHLLNYFKR; via the coding sequence TTGCGCAAACATAAAGAAATCAGGGATTTTATTTTTAAAATTATAATTTACCTTCTGACTTTTATTCTTTTAGTTTTAATCGGTACCGGCGTCGGCTTTATGGTCGGTGGCGGTAATTTTTTTCAGGCTTTCAACTGGGCTAATTGGCAGCATTTATTAAACTATTTTAAGAGGTGA
- a CDS encoding SufB/SufD family protein, translated as MNDSSTSKQIEEFKNELIKSGSKDLSLPVFDQINVKSLQLMRLKKDFGSDSSISEPELTDDFGFVFANNQLTSLKIPTKYLDQGLVITDLKTAQAKYSELFRTYFAQLITAREDLLTYEHYCRLNGGVFIYVPDELKVNDTLQAYFSNNPNKSQSTQVILVVGKNAKLSMTENQVATELGVGDYSTFCEVYSQSGANLSYVVNDQAATDGHNYFYRSFNCGSRSVVNLTSGEFTKGNVLVNNKISLFGNDSTGEVKTVAIAQGDQTAAINSRVTNFGLRTRGNILQHGVILDQAKLVFNGIGQIVKGARGADSQQENRVLMLSKKARGDANPILLIDENDVTAGHAASVGRIDEEQLYYLESRGLNSDIAKRLIIKGFLESVITVVESKRTRSMLRSVIERSLGIADE; from the coding sequence ATGAATGATAGTTCAACTTCCAAACAAATTGAAGAATTCAAAAATGAATTAATTAAATCTGGTTCAAAAGATTTGTCTTTGCCAGTTTTTGACCAAATTAATGTTAAGTCTTTGCAATTGATGCGTTTAAAAAAAGATTTTGGTTCCGATTCGTCAATATCAGAACCAGAGTTGACAGATGATTTTGGCTTTGTTTTTGCTAATAATCAGCTAACGTCACTCAAGATTCCTACGAAGTACCTTGACCAAGGGTTAGTAATTACAGATTTGAAAACAGCTCAAGCAAAATATTCAGAGTTATTTAGAACATATTTTGCTCAGTTAATTACAGCACGAGAAGATTTATTGACCTATGAACACTATTGCCGTTTAAACGGGGGAGTATTCATTTATGTACCCGACGAGTTAAAAGTAAATGATACCTTACAAGCTTACTTTTCTAATAATCCTAATAAATCTCAAAGTACTCAGGTTATTTTGGTTGTTGGAAAAAATGCAAAATTGTCGATGACTGAAAACCAAGTTGCAACTGAATTAGGCGTGGGTGATTATTCGACTTTTTGTGAAGTTTATTCGCAATCAGGGGCTAATTTGTCTTATGTGGTTAATGATCAGGCAGCGACTGATGGGCATAATTATTTTTATCGGTCATTTAATTGTGGCAGTCGTTCGGTTGTGAATTTAACTTCCGGTGAGTTTACCAAGGGTAACGTTTTGGTTAATAACAAAATTTCACTTTTTGGCAACGATTCAACGGGCGAAGTTAAGACTGTTGCGATTGCTCAAGGGGATCAAACTGCTGCAATTAATAGTCGAGTAACTAATTTTGGTCTCCGGACCAGAGGCAACATTTTACAACACGGAGTTATTCTTGATCAAGCAAAATTAGTTTTCAATGGAATTGGGCAAATTGTTAAAGGAGCGAGGGGAGCGGATTCACAGCAGGAAAATCGAGTTTTGATGCTGAGCAAGAAAGCTCGTGGTGATGCAAATCCCATTCTTTTAATTGACGAAAATGATGTAACAGCTGGGCATGCAGCTTCCGTTGGTCGAATCGATGAAGAACAACTTTATTATCTTGAAAGCCGCGGTTTAAATTCTGATATCGCTAAAAGGTTGATTATTAAAGGATTTTTGGAATCAGTAATTACTGTAGTTGAAAGTAAACGGACTCGATCAATGTTACGTTCAGTCATAGAGCGTAGTTTAGGAATTGCCGATGAATAG